A stretch of Kaistella flava (ex Peng et al. 2021) DNA encodes these proteins:
- a CDS encoding bifunctional UDP-N-acetylmuramoyl-tripeptide:D-alanyl-D-alanine ligase/alanine racemase: protein MNYTTRQIAEITGSQLIGDENLHIKNIAYDSRTLFSVNDTAFLAINTSKNSGEKYIQSAIEKGIDIIISEHHFPQYENITWIIVENSIKFLQKIAKYHLEQFDLKTIGITGSNGKTIVKEWLYQSLFHDYATVKSPKSFNSQLGLPLSLLEINKKHQLGIFEVGISKPNEMIILEDLFSPQLGILTHIGTAHSSNFDSIEDITNEKIKLFKNSETIIFNGDNELVYNKITQIYSSKKLISFGFKNHNNVFIKNNWKDRSQDVVIQYFNEEFSVPINQRDEATISNVLCVISVLKEFGFDNSKIVEKLNSLKSVEMRLESVNGIRNNLIINDSFNLDLDSLKIAFQNINEYNKPNKTLILTDFVEGKNADQLYQEVASLTNEQNFNSVFLIGDEITKLERLFNATTFTFSNTTELIESVQLNQIEDQLILLKGARKFEIDKVKSYLELQKHDTVLEVNLNSILHNINVHKALLKPETKMMAMVKAYSYGLGGYEIAEFLQHHHIDYLGVAYADEGVDLRKNGITTPIMVMNPEQHSYNIIIDYNLEPEIYSFRVLELFNEKLIQKGIQHRYPIHIKLETGMHRLGFKKDELDELIDRLKTMNVKVKSIFSHLSSSDDDEENEYTLEQIHIFNENSLTLIKGLDDQPIRHILNTSGIVNFADYQFDMVRIGIGMVGISANPEIKKQLKSAVTFKTVISQISQVKEGESVGYNRKFKASKNTNIATIPVGYADGIPRLVGNNAGFVGIRKTLFPIVGNVCMDMMMIDLGDFIAKEGEEVIIFNSNPSLEDFAGYCKTISYEVLTSISRRVKRIYIKD, encoded by the coding sequence ATGAACTACACCACCCGACAGATTGCAGAAATTACCGGATCCCAATTAATTGGTGACGAAAATCTGCACATTAAAAATATTGCCTACGACAGTAGAACATTATTTTCAGTAAACGATACGGCATTTCTGGCGATTAATACTTCAAAAAATTCAGGGGAAAAGTATATTCAGTCGGCAATTGAAAAAGGAATTGATATCATCATTTCTGAACATCATTTTCCGCAATATGAAAATATCACTTGGATTATTGTTGAAAACTCAATTAAATTTCTTCAGAAAATCGCTAAATACCATCTCGAACAATTTGATTTAAAAACGATAGGAATTACGGGAAGTAATGGTAAAACGATTGTGAAAGAATGGTTGTATCAATCTTTGTTTCATGATTACGCAACGGTAAAAAGTCCGAAAAGTTTTAATTCACAATTAGGACTTCCACTCTCTTTACTTGAAATCAATAAAAAACATCAGTTAGGAATTTTTGAAGTTGGGATTTCAAAACCCAATGAGATGATTATTCTTGAAGATTTATTCTCACCACAACTTGGAATTCTTACCCATATCGGTACCGCCCATTCTTCCAACTTTGATTCTATTGAAGATATTACTAATGAAAAAATTAAGTTATTTAAAAATTCAGAAACTATTATTTTTAATGGTGATAATGAATTGGTTTATAATAAAATAACTCAGATCTATTCAAGTAAAAAATTAATATCATTTGGCTTTAAAAATCACAATAATGTTTTTATTAAAAATAATTGGAAAGACAGATCACAAGATGTCGTCATTCAATATTTTAATGAAGAGTTTTCTGTTCCGATTAATCAAAGAGATGAGGCTACGATCAGCAATGTTTTGTGTGTAATTTCAGTTTTAAAAGAATTTGGTTTTGATAATTCAAAGATTGTCGAAAAATTGAATTCCTTGAAATCAGTAGAAATGCGATTAGAGAGTGTGAATGGAATTCGCAATAATTTAATTATTAATGATTCCTTTAATCTTGATTTAGATTCGTTGAAAATCGCCTTTCAGAACATCAATGAATATAATAAGCCGAATAAAACTTTAATCCTCACCGATTTTGTTGAAGGGAAAAATGCTGATCAGTTATATCAGGAAGTTGCTTCTCTAACGAACGAACAAAATTTCAATTCAGTCTTTCTGATTGGTGATGAAATAACGAAACTGGAAAGATTATTTAATGCTACAACTTTTACTTTCAGTAACACAACTGAACTCATTGAAAGCGTTCAACTTAACCAAATAGAAGATCAACTTATTCTTCTAAAAGGAGCCAGAAAATTTGAAATCGACAAAGTAAAATCTTACCTCGAATTACAGAAACACGATACTGTTTTAGAAGTAAATTTAAATTCTATTCTCCACAATATTAATGTTCACAAAGCTTTATTAAAACCTGAAACCAAAATGATGGCAATGGTAAAAGCATATTCTTACGGTTTGGGAGGTTATGAAATTGCTGAATTTTTGCAGCATCATCATATCGATTACTTAGGAGTCGCTTATGCTGATGAAGGAGTTGATTTACGAAAAAACGGAATTACAACGCCAATTATGGTGATGAATCCAGAACAACACAGTTACAATATCATCATCGATTATAATTTGGAGCCGGAAATTTATAGTTTCCGCGTGCTTGAATTATTTAATGAAAAACTGATTCAGAAAGGAATTCAACATCGATACCCGATTCATATCAAGTTGGAAACCGGAATGCATCGTCTTGGTTTTAAGAAAGATGAATTAGATGAACTCATTGACAGGTTGAAGACGATGAATGTAAAGGTGAAATCGATATTCAGTCATTTATCATCTTCTGATGATGATGAGGAAAACGAATATACTTTAGAACAAATTCATATCTTTAATGAAAATTCGCTAACACTTATTAAGGGTTTAGATGATCAACCAATCAGACATATTCTTAATACTTCAGGAATTGTAAATTTTGCTGATTATCAGTTTGATATGGTCAGAATCGGGATTGGAATGGTCGGGATTTCTGCCAATCCAGAAATTAAAAAACAGCTCAAAAGTGCTGTAACTTTTAAAACGGTTATTTCTCAAATATCACAGGTAAAAGAAGGAGAATCAGTTGGTTATAATAGAAAATTCAAAGCATCTAAGAATACTAATATTGCTACAATTCCCGTTGGTTATGCAGATGGAATCCCACGATTAGTTGGTAATAATGCAGGTTTTGTTGGCATTAGAAAGACCCTTTTTCCGATTGTTGGGAATGTTTGTATGGACATGATGATGATCGATTTAGGCGATTTTATAGCGAAGGAAGGAGAAGAAGTTATTATCTTTAACTCAAATCCATCCCTAGAAGATTTCGCAGGCTATTGTAAAACAATATCTTATGAAGTTCTAACTTCAATATCAAGACGCGTTAAGCGTATTTATATCAAAGATTAA
- a CDS encoding thymidine kinase, which produces MFLENTINHAKQSGWMEVICGSMFSGKTEELIRRLRRAEMAGQNVEIFKPKLDTRYADEEVVSHNQNKIRSTPVESPSEILLLGSNCDVVGIDEAQFFDESIVEVANKLANSGIRVVIAGLDMDFMGRPFGPIPNLMATAEYVTKVHAICKRTGNLANHSMRTSTSTDLVQLGETENYEAVSRKVFNEEFLNNENR; this is translated from the coding sequence ATGTTTTTAGAAAATACAATAAATCACGCAAAACAAAGCGGGTGGATGGAAGTAATCTGCGGCTCGATGTTTTCGGGAAAAACTGAAGAGTTAATCCGGCGGTTACGGCGTGCAGAAATGGCAGGACAAAACGTGGAAATCTTTAAACCAAAACTGGATACAAGATACGCGGATGAAGAAGTCGTTTCTCACAATCAAAATAAAATTCGAAGTACGCCTGTAGAAAGTCCAAGCGAAATTTTACTGTTAGGTTCCAACTGCGATGTGGTCGGAATTGATGAAGCTCAATTTTTTGACGAAAGTATTGTAGAAGTTGCTAACAAATTAGCTAACAGTGGAATACGAGTTGTTATCGCTGGTTTGGATATGGATTTTATGGGCCGACCATTTGGGCCAATTCCGAATTTAATGGCAACCGCAGAATACGTTACGAAAGTTCACGCCATCTGTAAAAGAACCGGAAATCTTGCTAATCATTCGATGAGAACTTCGACCAGCACTGATTTGGTTCAGTTAGGTGAAACCGAAAATTATGAAGCCGTGAGCAGAAAAGTTTTCAATGAAGAGTTTCTGAACAACGAAAATCGATGA
- a CDS encoding UDP-N-acetylmuramate--L-alanine ligase produces the protein MIKNITDFQNVFFIGVAGVGMSAIAQYLKGIGKEVSGSDRYFHPGEYNKTKEQLEAEGINCFLQDGSGITDKTDLIVVSTAIEDTVYEVQKAKELGIQIIKRSELLSIIAKSKKTIAVAGTSGKSTTSAMLYQILLDAQLEPSIISGAGLTSIIKQGKIGNAAIGKGEWLIIEADESDGSVVQYQPEIGLLLNIDKDHQEIDELIELFTIFKNNTNSLFVVNQSNTLAKSLSANSRNDFGFEDENAGYSAENFKQDGLSLTFEVLNQKFQMNSLGQHSVENATAAIAVANQIGIDLKTCAESLATYEGIYRRHQILGQKNDVWVIDDYAHNPAKCAASIKACQPLAEKVIAWFQPHGYKPTRFLKDDFIQEIADSLRPQDEIWMSEIFYAGGTAVKDISANDLIEGIKSKGKNAHFVEDRNDLLEALKPELKEGTVLLLMGARDPSLENFCKELFENL, from the coding sequence ATGATAAAAAATATAACAGATTTCCAAAACGTCTTTTTCATTGGAGTTGCGGGAGTCGGAATGAGCGCCATTGCTCAATATTTAAAAGGAATTGGAAAAGAAGTCTCCGGAAGTGATCGATATTTTCATCCCGGAGAATACAACAAAACCAAGGAACAATTAGAAGCCGAAGGAATCAATTGCTTTCTTCAAGACGGAAGTGGAATTACTGATAAAACAGATTTAATCGTAGTTTCTACCGCAATTGAAGATACCGTTTACGAAGTTCAAAAAGCCAAAGAATTAGGAATTCAAATTATTAAAAGAAGCGAGCTTTTATCAATTATCGCAAAAAGTAAAAAGACAATTGCTGTGGCTGGAACTTCCGGTAAATCGACTACTTCAGCGATGTTGTATCAAATTTTATTAGATGCTCAATTAGAACCGAGTATTATTTCCGGAGCTGGTTTAACAAGCATTATCAAACAAGGTAAAATTGGAAATGCCGCCATCGGAAAAGGAGAGTGGCTCATTATTGAGGCTGATGAAAGTGACGGTTCTGTTGTTCAGTATCAACCTGAAATTGGATTGCTTTTAAACATTGATAAAGACCATCAGGAAATCGATGAATTGATCGAATTATTTACGATTTTTAAAAACAATACAAATAGCTTATTTGTTGTCAATCAGTCAAATACACTTGCTAAATCTTTGTCGGCGAATTCGAGAAATGATTTCGGATTTGAAGATGAAAATGCAGGCTATTCTGCAGAGAATTTTAAACAGGATGGATTGTCACTAACCTTTGAAGTTTTAAATCAGAAATTTCAAATGAATTCTCTGGGACAACATTCAGTTGAGAACGCAACTGCTGCAATAGCCGTCGCAAATCAAATCGGAATTGATTTGAAAACCTGCGCAGAAAGCTTAGCAACCTACGAAGGAATTTATCGCCGCCATCAAATCCTCGGACAGAAAAATGATGTCTGGGTGATTGATGATTACGCTCACAATCCAGCTAAATGTGCCGCTTCAATAAAAGCGTGTCAACCTTTAGCCGAAAAAGTAATTGCCTGGTTTCAACCACATGGCTATAAACCAACACGATTTTTAAAAGATGATTTTATTCAAGAAATCGCCGATTCTTTAAGACCACAAGATGAAATCTGGATGAGCGAAATCTTCTACGCCGGCGGAACTGCAGTCAAAGATATTTCAGCCAATGATTTAATTGAAGGCATTAAATCAAAAGGGAAAAACGCCCATTTCGTAGAAGACAGAAATGATTTGTTAGAAGCCTTAAAACCCGAACTAAAAGAAGGAACTGTTTTGCTTTTAATGGGCGCGAGAGATCCAAGTTTGGAAAATTTCTGTAAGGAATTATTTGAAAATTTGTAA
- the rsmI gene encoding 16S rRNA (cytidine(1402)-2'-O)-methyltransferase codes for MSGTLYFVPTPVGNLEDMTFRAVKILKEVDYILCEDTRTSGFLLKHYEISKPLKSYHLHNEHQTTQKVVDDLKNGQNIAIITDAGTPGISDPGYLLSKAVSDNDLEMQCLPGATAFVPALVVSGLPNNEFLFAGFLPQKKGRQTKLKQLAEEKKTIILYESPHKINTTLEQIKEFFGEETKVSLSREISKKFEETKRGTINELIDFSKSKTLKGEIVLVINNVVSKEDDEEKPLSKNKYKNLEN; via the coding sequence ATGAGCGGAACCCTATATTTTGTTCCCACACCCGTTGGGAACTTAGAAGACATGACTTTCAGAGCGGTAAAAATTCTGAAAGAAGTCGATTATATTTTATGTGAAGATACCCGAACTTCGGGTTTTCTTTTGAAGCATTATGAAATATCGAAGCCGCTGAAATCGTATCACTTACATAATGAACATCAAACCACTCAGAAAGTAGTTGATGACTTGAAAAACGGACAAAACATCGCAATCATTACTGATGCAGGAACTCCGGGAATTTCAGATCCCGGTTATCTTTTATCCAAAGCAGTTTCAGATAATGATTTAGAAATGCAGTGCTTACCGGGAGCGACAGCTTTTGTTCCCGCTTTGGTTGTTTCGGGATTGCCGAATAACGAATTTTTATTTGCGGGATTTTTACCTCAGAAAAAAGGTCGTCAAACCAAGTTGAAACAATTAGCTGAAGAAAAGAAAACCATCATTCTCTACGAAAGTCCACACAAGATAAATACGACTTTAGAACAGATTAAAGAATTCTTTGGCGAAGAAACAAAAGTGAGTTTAAGCCGTGAGATCTCCAAAAAATTTGAAGAAACTAAACGGGGAACAATCAATGAGTTAATTGACTTCTCTAAAAGCAAAACTTTAAAAGGTGAGATCGTATTAGTCATCAATAATGTCGTGAGTAAAGAAGATGACGAAGAGAAACCTTTGTCTAAAAACAAGTACAAAAATTTAGAAAATTAA
- the fabG gene encoding 3-oxoacyl-[acyl-carrier-protein] reductase: MGLLEGKVALITGATRGIGKGIAEVFAKQGAHVAFTYAGSVDKAKALEEELGKITKVKSYQSDASDYDAAQQLAADVIADFGKIDILINNAGITRDNLMLRMSKDDWDTIIKVNLDSVFNLTKAVIKPMMKARSGSIINMTSVVGVKGNAGQANYAASKAGVIGFSKSIALELGSRNIRCNAIAPGFIETEMTAALDEKTVQGWRESIPLKRGGQPEDVANACVFLASDMSNYITGQVLNVDGGMLT, from the coding sequence ATGGGATTATTAGAAGGAAAAGTTGCCCTGATTACCGGCGCAACGAGAGGAATCGGAAAAGGAATAGCAGAAGTTTTCGCTAAACAAGGCGCACACGTTGCTTTCACGTACGCCGGTTCTGTCGATAAAGCAAAAGCTTTGGAAGAAGAATTAGGAAAAATAACCAAAGTGAAATCTTACCAGTCAGATGCGTCCGATTATGATGCGGCGCAACAATTGGCTGCCGACGTAATCGCTGACTTCGGTAAAATTGATATTCTGATTAATAATGCCGGAATTACCAGAGATAATTTAATGCTTAGAATGTCCAAAGACGATTGGGATACCATTATCAAAGTGAATTTAGATTCAGTTTTCAACTTGACCAAAGCGGTGATTAAGCCGATGATGAAAGCAAGATCAGGATCAATCATCAATATGACTTCGGTTGTTGGTGTGAAAGGAAATGCTGGTCAGGCGAATTATGCAGCTTCAAAAGCGGGTGTCATTGGTTTCTCAAAATCAATTGCACTTGAATTAGGTTCTAGAAATATCCGTTGCAACGCGATTGCGCCAGGATTTATTGAAACTGAAATGACGGCTGCTTTAGACGAAAAAACCGTTCAGGGTTGGAGAGAATCTATTCCTTTAAAACGTGGTGGTCAGCCGGAAGATGTCGCCAATGCATGCGTTTTCCTGGCGAGCGATATGTCCAATTATATCACCGGTCAGGTCCTGAATGTTGATGGTGGCATGCTAACCTAA
- the egtB gene encoding ergothioneine biosynthesis protein EgtB, with the protein MSELLQLYKNTRSHSVALCEPLEIEDYIPQPVDFASPPKWHLSHSTWFFEEMILKKFFKNYKIFHPHFSFLFNSYYQTVGERAIRTERGTMTRPTVAEVYKYRQYVDAHIEKLLQENNAPELQELIILGINHEQQHQELLITDLKHTLSYNPIHPVYKEGFNLTAQKNEVEGWLKIPEGIYEIGFEGEGFHFDNEEGRHKVFLHEFEISKSLVTNADFLEFMEAGGYENFKYWLDEGWNWVNENQINSPLYWEEIEGKWCSYTLEGLKLIEPDHILTHISFYEAQAFATWKGLRLPTEFEWEAAADQLKWGKRWEWTYSAYLPYPKFKIAEGAVGEYNGKFMVSQMVLRGASTATPKGHERKTYRNFFQPKYRWQLTGIRLAK; encoded by the coding sequence ATGAGTGAATTATTGCAATTATATAAAAACACACGTTCGCATTCCGTAGCGCTCTGTGAACCACTGGAGATTGAAGACTATATTCCACAGCCTGTGGATTTTGCAAGTCCGCCTAAATGGCATTTAAGCCATTCTACCTGGTTTTTTGAGGAAATGATTTTAAAGAAATTCTTTAAAAATTATAAAATTTTTCATCCTCACTTTTCATTTTTATTCAATAGTTATTATCAAACCGTCGGGGAACGCGCGATCCGTACAGAACGTGGTACCATGACAAGACCTACCGTTGCGGAAGTTTATAAATACCGTCAATACGTAGATGCTCACATCGAAAAACTTTTGCAGGAAAATAACGCTCCTGAATTACAAGAATTGATCATTCTGGGAATAAATCATGAACAGCAGCACCAGGAATTATTAATTACCGATTTAAAACATACTCTTTCTTACAACCCGATTCATCCTGTTTATAAGGAAGGTTTTAATCTCACTGCCCAGAAAAATGAAGTAGAAGGTTGGTTAAAAATTCCAGAGGGAATTTATGAAATAGGATTTGAAGGCGAAGGTTTTCATTTCGATAATGAAGAAGGTCGACACAAAGTATTTTTACATGAATTTGAAATATCCAAAAGTTTAGTGACCAATGCAGATTTCCTGGAATTTATGGAAGCTGGTGGTTACGAAAATTTTAAATATTGGCTCGATGAAGGCTGGAATTGGGTGAATGAAAACCAAATCAATTCTCCTCTTTATTGGGAGGAGATTGAGGGAAAATGGTGTTCTTATACATTAGAAGGTTTAAAACTTATTGAGCCAGATCATATTTTAACACATATTTCCTTTTACGAAGCACAAGCTTTTGCAACCTGGAAAGGTTTGCGATTGCCTACAGAATTTGAATGGGAAGCTGCAGCTGACCAATTAAAATGGGGAAAAAGATGGGAGTGGACCTATTCCGCTTATCTTCCTTATCCAAAATTTAAAATTGCAGAAGGCGCAGTTGGCGAATACAATGGTAAATTCATGGTCAGCCAAATGGTTTTGCGAGGTGCTTCAACAGCAACACCAAAAGGACATGAAAGAAAGACTTACAGAAACTTTTTTCAACCCAAATACAGATGGCAATTAACCGGAATAAGATTAGCAAAATGA
- a CDS encoding L-histidine N(alpha)-methyltransferase, whose product MIENSTFLKDVNEGLSHHPKYLSSHYFYDKAGDELFQKIMEMPEYYLTNSELEIFKKQSEALIQSFDINPNEEFELIELGAGDGKKTKYLLKALLDRKFRFKYIPVDISQNTLSVITDKMENLFPDLQIDSRQGDYFQVLDELFISTKPKVILFIGSSLGNMQDEIAKGFLNKISKHLKQNEKLLLGVDLIKSEEIVLPAYHDSAGITRDFNFNLLHRINRELGADFKVEHFEHAPEYTETEGIAKSYLKSTKKQAVYIKELARSFEFDENELIHTEISRKYNDEILNNLLEGSQLEIKDKFLDSKEYFADYILEKK is encoded by the coding sequence ATGATAGAAAATTCTACTTTTTTAAAGGATGTTAATGAAGGTTTGAGTCATCATCCTAAATATCTTTCTTCTCATTATTTTTATGATAAAGCAGGAGACGAGCTTTTCCAAAAGATTATGGAGATGCCCGAATATTATTTGACCAATTCTGAACTGGAAATTTTCAAAAAACAAAGTGAAGCTTTAATTCAATCATTTGATATTAATCCAAATGAAGAATTTGAACTCATTGAATTGGGAGCAGGCGACGGAAAGAAAACAAAATATTTGCTCAAAGCTTTGCTCGATCGAAAGTTCAGGTTTAAATATATTCCGGTAGATATTTCTCAAAATACCCTTTCTGTGATTACGGACAAGATGGAAAATTTATTTCCAGATCTGCAGATTGATTCCCGACAAGGCGATTACTTTCAGGTTTTAGATGAACTTTTTATTTCTACAAAACCCAAAGTCATTTTATTTATCGGTTCTAGTTTGGGAAATATGCAGGATGAAATTGCAAAAGGTTTTTTAAATAAGATTTCGAAGCATTTAAAGCAAAATGAAAAATTACTTTTAGGTGTAGATCTCATCAAATCGGAGGAAATTGTACTTCCGGCGTATCATGATTCTGCCGGTATTACAAGAGATTTTAATTTTAATTTATTGCACAGAATCAATCGGGAATTGGGTGCAGATTTTAAGGTTGAACATTTTGAACATGCTCCTGAATATACCGAAACAGAAGGAATTGCAAAAAGCTATTTAAAAAGCACCAAAAAGCAAGCGGTTTACATCAAAGAATTAGCGAGATCATTTGAATTTGACGAAAATGAATTGATTCATACAGAGATTTCTAGAAAGTATAATGATGAAATTTTAAATAATTTACTTGAAGGTTCTCAACTGGAAATCAAAGATAAATTTTTAGATTCCAAAGAGTATTTTGCAGATTATATTTTAGAAAAAAAATGA
- a CDS encoding aspartate/glutamate racemase family protein → MKSQLPSRGILGLGSNSTQYYLQRIHQKYKERNQEFSTCPLILYQIDFQEINPYLPAQFSILKPTLKNYLNQISQLGISKLLIPNITLHETLDQIESPLEICHAVDLATKYLLESGISKITLFGTLHTMNSDYLKRKISAKNIEIVLPEEEDQQAIDYFRKQVYNGKATTFQIDQFQKLIKKYGEKNTVLIACTELSMFAFKNEKHCVDMAELQIEDFLK, encoded by the coding sequence ATGAAATCACAATTACCTTCTCGCGGAATTTTAGGATTAGGTTCAAATTCTACCCAATATTATTTGCAGAGAATTCATCAAAAATATAAGGAACGAAATCAGGAGTTCTCAACTTGTCCATTGATTCTATATCAAATTGATTTTCAAGAAATAAACCCTTATTTACCTGCTCAATTTTCAATCTTAAAACCGACTTTAAAAAATTATTTAAATCAAATATCACAACTAGGAATTTCTAAGTTACTGATTCCCAATATCACCTTGCACGAAACTTTAGATCAAATTGAAAGTCCTTTAGAAATTTGTCACGCCGTAGATTTAGCAACCAAATATTTGTTGGAAAGTGGTATTTCCAAAATCACACTCTTCGGAACTTTACACACCATGAATTCTGATTATTTGAAAAGGAAAATATCGGCCAAAAACATCGAAATAGTTTTGCCTGAAGAAGAAGACCAACAAGCAATTGACTATTTCAGAAAACAAGTTTATAATGGAAAAGCGACAACATTTCAGATTGATCAATTTCAAAAATTAATCAAGAAATATGGTGAGAAAAATACAGTCCTAATTGCCTGCACTGAACTCTCGATGTTTGCTTTTAAAAATGAAAAACATTGTGTAGATATGGCGGAATTACAAATCGAAGATTTTTTAAAATAA
- a CDS encoding GMP reductase — MRIETELKLGFKDVMIRPKRSTLKSRSQVSLERTFTFRNSQKKWTGVPIIAANMDTVGTFEMAEALSKDKIITAIHKHYTIEEWSDFLKNQPDSIYDYIALSTGIGNGDEKKVQQIVDAHPKINFLCIDVANGYSEHFVGFVRKMRKNFPDKTIIAGNVVTGEMVEELILSGADMVKVGIGPGSVCTTRIKTGVGYPQLSAIIECADAAHGLGGHIISDGGCKIPGDVAKAFGGGADFVMLGGMFAGHDESGGEIVEENGKKYRLFYGMSSQTAMDKHAGGVAEYRASEGKTVKVSYKGAVSETVKDILGGVRSTCTYVGASQLKELSKRTTFIRVLEQENQVFGN; from the coding sequence ATGCGCATAGAAACCGAACTTAAATTAGGATTTAAAGACGTTATGATTCGTCCGAAACGTTCTACCTTAAAATCCCGTTCTCAGGTTAGTTTAGAAAGAACTTTTACGTTCAGAAATTCTCAGAAAAAATGGACCGGAGTTCCGATTATTGCCGCCAATATGGATACGGTGGGAACTTTTGAAATGGCGGAAGCACTTTCGAAAGACAAAATAATCACTGCAATTCATAAACATTATACAATTGAAGAATGGTCAGATTTTCTTAAAAATCAGCCAGATTCAATTTATGATTATATCGCATTAAGCACTGGAATTGGAAATGGTGATGAGAAAAAAGTTCAGCAGATTGTAGATGCACATCCTAAAATTAATTTTCTATGTATTGATGTTGCCAACGGTTATTCCGAACATTTTGTAGGATTCGTAAGAAAGATGCGCAAGAATTTTCCAGACAAAACCATTATTGCGGGAAATGTGGTTACAGGAGAAATGGTTGAAGAGCTCATTTTATCAGGTGCAGATATGGTAAAAGTTGGAATTGGTCCAGGTTCGGTTTGTACGACTAGAATAAAAACTGGCGTTGGTTATCCGCAACTTTCTGCGATTATCGAATGTGCAGATGCTGCTCACGGATTGGGCGGACATATTATTTCCGACGGTGGTTGTAAAATTCCGGGAGATGTTGCGAAAGCTTTTGGCGGCGGTGCAGATTTCGTAATGTTAGGCGGAATGTTCGCTGGACATGATGAAAGCGGTGGCGAAATCGTAGAAGAAAACGGAAAAAAATATCGCCTTTTTTACGGAATGAGTTCCCAAACTGCTATGGACAAACATGCTGGTGGCGTGGCAGAATATCGCGCTTCTGAAGGAAAAACGGTGAAAGTATCTTATAAAGGAGCTGTTTCAGAAACGGTGAAAGATATCTTAGGTGGCGTTCGTTCTACTTGTACTTATGTTGGTGCTTCTCAACTAAAGGAACTTTCAAAGCGAACCACTTTTATCAGAGTTTTAGAACAGGAAAATCAAGTATTTGGGAATTAG
- the surE gene encoding 5'/3'-nucleotidase SurE: MKKPLILVTNDDGITAPGIRNLINFMNEIGEVIVVAPNSPQSGKGHAITIDSTLTFEEINLEGPQKDYSLSGTPVDCVKFALDKILTRRPDIVVSGINHGANSSINVIYSGTMSAAVEAGVEGLQAIGFSLLDFSWDADFSQAKEHIQNIVKKVLENPLPKGIVLNVNIPKLKKDEIKGIKVCRQANAKWEENFDERINPHGKKYYWLTGFFNNMDDGHDADETALTDGYISIVPVKFDLTAHEHLQTLRNILE; the protein is encoded by the coding sequence ATGAAAAAACCATTAATATTAGTCACCAATGACGACGGAATTACAGCGCCGGGAATTAGAAATTTGATCAACTTTATGAATGAAATTGGCGAAGTAATCGTTGTTGCTCCCAATTCTCCACAATCTGGAAAAGGTCATGCAATTACGATTGATTCTACTTTAACATTTGAAGAAATTAATTTAGAAGGTCCACAAAAAGATTATTCATTAAGTGGAACGCCAGTAGATTGTGTGAAATTTGCTTTGGATAAAATCTTGACCAGAAGACCTGATATCGTGGTTTCAGGAATTAACCATGGCGCTAATTCTTCCATTAATGTGATTTATTCCGGAACGATGAGTGCTGCTGTAGAAGCGGGTGTAGAAGGTTTACAAGCAATTGGCTTCTCTTTACTCGACTTTTCTTGGGACGCCGATTTTTCGCAAGCTAAAGAACACATTCAGAATATCGTAAAGAAAGTTTTAGAAAATCCTTTGCCTAAAGGAATTGTTCTGAATGTCAATATTCCGAAATTGAAGAAAGACGAAATTAAAGGCATAAAGGTTTGCCGACAAGCCAATGCCAAATGGGAAGAAAATTTCGACGAGAGAATTAATCCACACGGTAAAAAATATTATTGGTTAACTGGCTTTTTTAATAATATGGATGATGGTCACGATGCCGATGAAACCGCACTTACTGATGGTTATATTTCGATTGTTCCTGTGAAATTTGATTTGACGGCTCATGAACATTTGCAAACCCTTCGAAATATTTTGGAGTAA